A stretch of the Neodiprion lecontei isolate iyNeoLeco1 chromosome 4, iyNeoLeco1.1, whole genome shotgun sequence genome encodes the following:
- the LOC107224305 gene encoding uncharacterized protein LOC107224305 isoform X4, whose product MSKDIPAYSRVTSLTDGITLWKSSSHDSDNSAKTKKTSCTTSYEPTNFGEKRITSSGDSCEIGSDKCVQIKNRCESISSKKNSELSSRDESRVGTLTVDHIKFKNLNPTIQSDKAKPYTDFDDNELVTNKHRKGISAADLYGSDETISVFGDKNTTDKEKKSLQSKVAKKSKASPKKTPYCNESGAKGSSTKLWKQSDSVDKADTWATIQFPDVTANASPKDAVESSNVKAEDEVEKTESAETQPQYNLSCTAEEDSHRPASIPPEEEVGNDAKMEHEASCSSSRDCSSNAPSTSIAGKNKPIMDGHLDEAQNVGNEWCSVITIDDSEDSICEVPVPPKPQPPTIHLDDSNSSTSSSSDSSLNKMSRKKQKKYHKNAVFKSITSNQSAGCTESTEARKEVSIAQKETEESRNSCYSDWSSSDSDDSMTESEEEHWGIIAGSQMNKDQPAHIFSDDTRMSEIVEESTIQQGSSSHPILAHRDGNNTDISDEQERQDGNYLDELLSRYLETSKKIGTVVSTSVNSATTEKESGGVRELSSLRGQTLSTPNEKYKNSEISQDLISDDLLIINVAEHEMTQILSSPVASRESQTSAGTPESRKRPIMDSGKKFKHQNSPKKARNSDEPVESTSSSTKSPKENKENRKKQRNCAGDYFFIPMNPEMTDYYKSDGSKNFNIDDIRKQMPKDPRYWAISDEDLLNYRQRGSRYWTRMKCRNCNGSDHNTSECTSKRKLPCCHMCGISGHREPRCPHKMCLGCGKKQLTYMQICNECKKAWCNGCRSYGHLEDKCPDHWRRYHLTTSMRNVITNLSATDVMKPSHQLSCCNCAKRGHDSATCKNYRWSRHFPTPSYVTNYSIGPAYADHVIFEDTSSNFSTENPTKPVQEPTDIEVRVRNTDLPRSQKKRKEDKVPQGNLRTNIVDERIDESRKQSKDQSKSNVEKSHKSTELLLMNSKSTHEMETLLRLESELLNGSFIDASDLSESVESLSTDQCKNLVESDLSRQFLHNLVTQFPVKLVVERFRREEVVMTITGMEELRDALKTIIMDWLSWPVDERSRFVNLNLPKTKKALIDLLSCKLNELEQDLGDPIEIFKNVKSLKDRLQSMQRQLPTGRTVISSKRVNVVSELAKSQCKLNMILLGQSKTKKHEKSCKYLRQALCNMQRITSTNYVSAHNSDSMQQIDNQNHVEPSVYLNIVHHYNKIFAAYTPPNILDLLNQYKQKQMNDQARVKKRKPKNKRKKSRSKKKVPDYRSYIMSLNRVNQNHDINSTTSAGSNVSFTASDRILPKGINSSREGTCTTVNRNVSRNIEAQLQASSMDVSNPNRDLERNLPKQMPMLTNHWNNVEQNYYNLKYNFDNISAEKKQGRSTRFQENVQHADSVDNDVRSLQNRIENNFRRKSKRIYQNDTLQGSLSSGATANGFSDIPKVGYQGNLSEKNRSQESYTLRKNSIQDNFISDRQPETSEDGFINNTHDFPNIAYDRRGRPDAHATSSRAIYNHPLHAAINESPGIAVETEKHRVNKKDRKEKPSPDGSLPLYLQKRAARKVEKYVNSEHPCIAQKARELQHKLGQKSLTLHCTLDFERLIKRQLEKTDHLLSKRY is encoded by the exons TGAATTGAGTTCAAGAGATGAATCCAGAGTCGGCACTCTCACTGTTGATCATATAAAGTTCAAGAATTTAAACCCGACCATTCAAAGTGATAAAGCTAAGCCTTATACTGACTTTGATGACAATGAATTGGTGACTAATAAGCACCGCAAAGGAATTAGCGCTGCTGATTTGTACGGAAGTGATGAAACAATTTCTGTATTTGGCGACAAGAACACCACAGACAAGGAGAAAAAATCGCTTCAATCAAAGGTtgcgaaaaaatcaaaagctTCTCCTAAAAAAACTCCCTACTGTAACGAATCAGGTGCCAAAGGTTCATCTACCAAGTTGTGGAAGCAAAGCGATAGCGTCGACAAAGCCGATACTTGGG CTACCATTCAATTTCCTGATGTAACAGCAAATGCGTCACCCAAAGACGCAGTTGAATCATCGAATGTCAAAGCTGAAGACGAGGTAGAAAAGACAGAATCCGCAGAAACTCAGCCTCAATATAATTTAAGTTGTACTGCAGAGGAAGATTCACATAGACCAGCAAGTATACCCCCTGAAGAAGAGGTTGGGAATGATGCTAAGATGGAGCATGAAGCTTCATGCTCCTCCTCGAGAGATTGCTCATCAAATGCACCCTCCACTAGTATTGCAGGCAAGAATAAGCCAATAATGGATGGACATCTTGACGAAGCTCAGAATGTAGGAAATGAATGGTGTAGCGTGATAACAATTGACGATTCAGAGGATTCGATTTGCGAAGTTCCTGTCCCACCAAAACCTCAGCCACCTACAATTCATTTAGATGATTCCAATAGCTCAACATCATCTAGTAGTGACAGTAGCTTGAATAAAAtgtcaagaaaaaaacagaaaaaataccACAAGAATGCTGTGTTTAAATCCATTACCAGTAATCAGAGTGCAGGATGCACAGAATCGACTGAAGCTAGAAAGGAGGTATCTATAGCACAAAAAGAAACTGAGGAGAGCAGAAACAGCTGTTACTCAGATTGGTCTTCATCTGATAGTGACGACAGCATGACCGAAAGTGAGGAAGAACACTGGGGCATTATTGCTGGGAGTCAAATGAACAAAGATCAACCTGCTCATATTTTTAGTGATGATACAAGAATGTCTGAGATTGTTGAAGAGTCGACTATCCAGCAAGGAAGCAGTAGCCATCCTATTCTCGCTCACAGAGATGGAAACAATACAGACATATCTGACGAGCAGGAAAGACAAGATGGGAATTATTTAGACGAATTATTATCACGATATTTAGAAACTAGCAAGAAAATAGGTACAGTCGTGTCGACATCAGTCAACTCCGCTACTACGGAAAAGGAATCTGGTGGTGTAAGAGAATTGTCATCACTGAGGGGACAAACGTTATCCACACCTAAtgagaagtataaaaattcagaGATTAGTCAGGATCTAATTAGTGATGATTTGCTAATAATTAATGTAGCAGAACACGAAATGACTCAAATATTATCTAGTCCTGTAGCAAGTCGAGAATCACAAACATCGGCAGGAACACCCGAGAGTAGAAAGAGACCTATAATGgatagtggaaaaaaatttaaacaccAAAATTCTCCCAAAAAAGCTAGAAACTCTGACGAACCTGTCGAGTCAACTTCTTCCTCTACCAAGTCTCCGAAAGAGAACAaggagaatagaaaaaaacagagaaactGTGCtggtgattattttttcatacctaTGAATCCAGAGATGACCGATTATTACAAGTCAGATGGGTCTAAGAACTTTAACATTGATGATATTAGAAAACAAATGCCGA AAGACCCCCGATATTGGGCCATTTCGGATGAGGACTTGCTTAACTACCGGCAACGAGGCTCGAGATATTGGACGCGAATGAAATGCAGGAACTGTAACGGCAGTGATCACAACACTAGCGAGTGCACATCAAAAAGAAAACTCCCGTGCTGTCACATGTGTGGTATTTCAGGCCACAGAGAACCGAGATGTCCGCACAAAATGTGTCTTGGT TGTGGCAAGAAACAACTGACGTACATGCAAATCTGCAACGAATGCAAAAAAGCTTGGTGCAACGGTTGTCGGTCCTACGGACATTTGGAAGATAAATGCCCGGACCATTGGCGACGATATCATCTGACA acaAGCATGAGAAATGTGATAACAAACCTGAGCGCTACGGATGTGATGAAACCTTCACACCAACTCAGCTGTTGCAACTGTGCTAAGCGTGGTCATGATTCTGCAACATGTAAAAATTACCGTTGGTCACGACACTTTCCTACTCCATCATATGTAACCAATTACAGTATAGGACCTGCTTACGCGGACCATGTTATTTTCGAGGATACAAGTTCTAATTTCAGTACTGAAAACCCGACCAAACCAGTTCAAGAACCCACAGATATTGAAGTACGCGTTCGCAACACAGACTTGCCAAGGAGTCAGAAAAAACGGAAAGAAGATAAAGTGCCTCAAGGAAATTTAAGGACCAATATTGTTGATGAACGTATTGACGAGTCAAGAAAACAGTCAAAAGATCAGAGCAAATCCAATGTAGAGAAGTCTCATAAAagtaccgaacttttgctgaTGAATTCGAAATCCACGCATGAAATGGAAACACTCCTGAGGCTCGAATCTGAACTTTTAAATGGTAGTTTTATAGATGCATCAGATTTGAGTGAATCTGTAGAGTCATTATCTACTGATCAGTGCAAGAATTTGGTAGAATCAGATTTAAGTCGTCAATTTTTGCACAATTTAGTTACCCAATTCCCTGTAAAACTGGTAGTTGAACGTTTCCGAAGAGAAGAAGTTGTCATGACCATTACTGGAATGGAGGAACTTCGTGATGCGTTAAAAACTATTATTATGGATTGGTTGAGTTGGCCAGTTGACGAAAGAAGCAGATTTGTAAACCTAAATTTACCAAAGACCAAGAAAGCTCtgatagatttattatcgtGCAAGTTAAACGAATTGGAACAAGATCTAGGTGATccaattgaaatattcaagaATGTAAAATCATTGAAAGATCGATTACAAAGTATGCAACGGCAATTACCAACAGGGAGAACAGTTATCTCGTCGAAACGTGTGAACGTAGTCTCGGAATTGGCGAAGTCACAGTGCAAGCTTAATATGATTTTGCTTGGGCAatctaaaacaaaaaaacatgaaaagaGTTGCAAATATTTGAGGCAAGCCCTATGCAATATGCAAAGGATCACTAGTACAAATTATGTAAGCGCTCACAATAGTGACAGTATGCAACAAATTGATAATCAAAATCATGTAGAGCCCTCAGTGTATCTTAATATTGTCCatcattacaataaaatatttgcagCATACACACCACCTAACATTTTAGATTTGCTCAATCAATATAAGCAAAAACAGATGAATGATCAAGCAAGAGtaaagaagagaaaaccgaaaaataagagaaaaaaatcgcgaagtaaaaaaaaggtaCCAGATTACAGAAGTTACATTATGTCACTTAACAGGGTAAACCAAAACCATGATATTAATTCCACAACGTCGGCTGGCTCCAACGTTTCATTCACTGCAAGTGATCGAATCTTACCAAAAGGTATAAACAGTAGCAGAGAGGGTACATGCACCACTGTTAACAGAAACGTCAGTCGCAACATTGAAGCTCAGTTGCAAGCCTCGAGTATGGATGTTAGTAACCCTAATCGCGATCTTGAGCGCAACTTACCAAAACAAATGCCTATGTTGACAAACCATTGGAACAATGTAGagcaaaattattataatctgaaatacaattttgacaatatttcggctgaaaaaaaacaaggaagaAGTACAAGATTTCAGGAAAATGTCCAGCATGCCGATTCCGTAGACAATGATGTTCGCAGTTTGCAGAACcgcattgaaaataattttaggaGAAAATCGAAGAGAATTTATCAAAACGATACTTTGCAAGGAAGTTTATCATCGGGGGCAACAGCAAACGGGTTTTCAGATATTCCTAAAGTTGGATATCAGGGAAACTTGTCCGAAAAAAACAGATCGCAAGAGAGCTATACTCTGCGTAAAAATTCTATACAGGATAATTTTATATCTGACAGGCAACCTGAAACATCTGAAGACGGTTTTATAAACAATACTCACGATTTCCCAAATATTGCGTATGACAGAAGAGGTAGACCCGACGCACACGCAACTTCAAGTCGTGCTATTTATAACCATCCGTTACATGCAGCTATTAATGAAAGTCCTGGTATTGCTGTTGAAACTGAAAAACATAGAGTTAATAAGAAAGACAGAAAGGAGAAACCTAGTCCTGACGGAAGTTTGCCTTTGTACTTGCAGAAACGTGCTGCAAGAAAAGTGGAGAAATATGTAAACTCAGAACACCCCTGCATTGCCCAAAAAGCCAGAGAGCTGCAGCACAAACTTGGCCAGAAATCTCTCACATTGCACTGTACATTAGACTTTGAAAGATTAATCAAACGTCAATTAGAAAAAACCGACCACTTATTGTCAAAGAGATATTAG
- the LOC107224305 gene encoding uncharacterized protein LOC107224305 isoform X3: MYPRSERLKEQKKDKFVDTDNNDDDDDDDHNDDDDDDNYEEIERDLEDKLYAAVFHSNDLSSSMSKDIPAYSRVTSLTDGITLWKSSSHDSDNSAKTKKTSCTTSYEPTNFGEKRITSSGDSCEIGSDKCVQIKNRCESISSKKNSELSSRDESRVGTLTVDHIKFKNLNPTIQSDKAKPYTDFDDNELVTNKHRKGISAADLYGSDETISVFGDKNTTDKEKKSLQSKVAKKSKASPKKTPYCNESGAKGSSTKLWKQSDSVDKADTWATIQFPDVTANASPKDAVESSNVKAEDEVEKTESAETQPQYNLSCTAEEDSHRPASIPPEEEVGNDAKMEHEASCSSSRDCSSNAPSTSIAGKNKPIMDGHLDEAQNVGNEWCSVITIDDSEDSICEVPVPPKPQPPTIHLDDSNSSTSSSSDSSLNKMSRKKQKKYHKNAVFKSITSNQSAGCTESTEARKEVSIAQKETEESRNSCYSDWSSSDSDDSMTESEEEHWGIIAGSQMNKDQPAHIFSDDTRMSEIVEESTIQQGSSSHPILAHRDGNNTDISDEQERQDGNYLDELLSRYLETSKKIGTVVSTSVNSATTEKESGGVRELSSLRGQTLSTPNENPVASRESQTSAGTPESRKRPIMDSGKKFKHQNSPKKARNSDEPVESTSSSTKSPKENKENRKKQRNCAGDYFFIPMNPEMTDYYKSDGSKNFNIDDIRKQMPKDPRYWAISDEDLLNYRQRGSRYWTRMKCRNCNGSDHNTSECTSKRKLPCCHMCGISGHREPRCPHKMCLGCGKKQLTYMQICNECKKAWCNGCRSYGHLEDKCPDHWRRYHLTTSMRNVITNLSATDVMKPSHQLSCCNCAKRGHDSATCKNYRWSRHFPTPSYVTNYSIGPAYADHVIFEDTSSNFSTENPTKPVQEPTDIEVRVRNTDLPRSQKKRKEDKVPQGNLRTNIVDERIDESRKQSKDQSKSNVEKSHKSTELLLMNSKSTHEMETLLRLESELLNGSFIDASDLSESVESLSTDQCKNLVESDLSRQFLHNLVTQFPVKLVVERFRREEVVMTITGMEELRDALKTIIMDWLSWPVDERSRFVNLNLPKTKKALIDLLSCKLNELEQDLGDPIEIFKNVKSLKDRLQSMQRQLPTGRTVISSKRVNVVSELAKSQCKLNMILLGQSKTKKHEKSCKYLRQALCNMQRITSTNYVSAHNSDSMQQIDNQNHVEPSVYLNIVHHYNKIFAAYTPPNILDLLNQYKQKQMNDQARVKKRKPKNKRKKSRSKKKVPDYRSYIMSLNRVNQNHDINSTTSAGSNVSFTASDRILPKGINSSREGTCTTVNRNVSRNIEAQLQASSMDVSNPNRDLERNLPKQMPMLTNHWNNVEQNYYNLKYNFDNISAEKKQGRSTRFQENVQHADSVDNDVRSLQNRIENNFRRKSKRIYQNDTLQGSLSSGATANGFSDIPKVGYQGNLSEKNRSQESYTLRKNSIQDNFISDRQPETSEDGFINNTHDFPNIAYDRRGRPDAHATSSRAIYNHPLHAAINESPGIAVETEKHRVNKKDRKEKPSPDGSLPLYLQKRAARKVEKYVNSEHPCIAQKARELQHKLGQKSLTLHCTLDFERLIKRQLEKTDHLLSKRY; encoded by the exons TGAATTGAGTTCAAGAGATGAATCCAGAGTCGGCACTCTCACTGTTGATCATATAAAGTTCAAGAATTTAAACCCGACCATTCAAAGTGATAAAGCTAAGCCTTATACTGACTTTGATGACAATGAATTGGTGACTAATAAGCACCGCAAAGGAATTAGCGCTGCTGATTTGTACGGAAGTGATGAAACAATTTCTGTATTTGGCGACAAGAACACCACAGACAAGGAGAAAAAATCGCTTCAATCAAAGGTtgcgaaaaaatcaaaagctTCTCCTAAAAAAACTCCCTACTGTAACGAATCAGGTGCCAAAGGTTCATCTACCAAGTTGTGGAAGCAAAGCGATAGCGTCGACAAAGCCGATACTTGGG CTACCATTCAATTTCCTGATGTAACAGCAAATGCGTCACCCAAAGACGCAGTTGAATCATCGAATGTCAAAGCTGAAGACGAGGTAGAAAAGACAGAATCCGCAGAAACTCAGCCTCAATATAATTTAAGTTGTACTGCAGAGGAAGATTCACATAGACCAGCAAGTATACCCCCTGAAGAAGAGGTTGGGAATGATGCTAAGATGGAGCATGAAGCTTCATGCTCCTCCTCGAGAGATTGCTCATCAAATGCACCCTCCACTAGTATTGCAGGCAAGAATAAGCCAATAATGGATGGACATCTTGACGAAGCTCAGAATGTAGGAAATGAATGGTGTAGCGTGATAACAATTGACGATTCAGAGGATTCGATTTGCGAAGTTCCTGTCCCACCAAAACCTCAGCCACCTACAATTCATTTAGATGATTCCAATAGCTCAACATCATCTAGTAGTGACAGTAGCTTGAATAAAAtgtcaagaaaaaaacagaaaaaataccACAAGAATGCTGTGTTTAAATCCATTACCAGTAATCAGAGTGCAGGATGCACAGAATCGACTGAAGCTAGAAAGGAGGTATCTATAGCACAAAAAGAAACTGAGGAGAGCAGAAACAGCTGTTACTCAGATTGGTCTTCATCTGATAGTGACGACAGCATGACCGAAAGTGAGGAAGAACACTGGGGCATTATTGCTGGGAGTCAAATGAACAAAGATCAACCTGCTCATATTTTTAGTGATGATACAAGAATGTCTGAGATTGTTGAAGAGTCGACTATCCAGCAAGGAAGCAGTAGCCATCCTATTCTCGCTCACAGAGATGGAAACAATACAGACATATCTGACGAGCAGGAAAGACAAGATGGGAATTATTTAGACGAATTATTATCACGATATTTAGAAACTAGCAAGAAAATAGGTACAGTCGTGTCGACATCAGTCAACTCCGCTACTACGGAAAAGGAATCTGGTGGTGTAAGAGAATTGTCATCACTGAGGGGACAAACGTTATCCACACCTAAtgagaa TCCTGTAGCAAGTCGAGAATCACAAACATCGGCAGGAACACCCGAGAGTAGAAAGAGACCTATAATGgatagtggaaaaaaatttaaacaccAAAATTCTCCCAAAAAAGCTAGAAACTCTGACGAACCTGTCGAGTCAACTTCTTCCTCTACCAAGTCTCCGAAAGAGAACAaggagaatagaaaaaaacagagaaactGTGCtggtgattattttttcatacctaTGAATCCAGAGATGACCGATTATTACAAGTCAGATGGGTCTAAGAACTTTAACATTGATGATATTAGAAAACAAATGCCGA AAGACCCCCGATATTGGGCCATTTCGGATGAGGACTTGCTTAACTACCGGCAACGAGGCTCGAGATATTGGACGCGAATGAAATGCAGGAACTGTAACGGCAGTGATCACAACACTAGCGAGTGCACATCAAAAAGAAAACTCCCGTGCTGTCACATGTGTGGTATTTCAGGCCACAGAGAACCGAGATGTCCGCACAAAATGTGTCTTGGT TGTGGCAAGAAACAACTGACGTACATGCAAATCTGCAACGAATGCAAAAAAGCTTGGTGCAACGGTTGTCGGTCCTACGGACATTTGGAAGATAAATGCCCGGACCATTGGCGACGATATCATCTGACA acaAGCATGAGAAATGTGATAACAAACCTGAGCGCTACGGATGTGATGAAACCTTCACACCAACTCAGCTGTTGCAACTGTGCTAAGCGTGGTCATGATTCTGCAACATGTAAAAATTACCGTTGGTCACGACACTTTCCTACTCCATCATATGTAACCAATTACAGTATAGGACCTGCTTACGCGGACCATGTTATTTTCGAGGATACAAGTTCTAATTTCAGTACTGAAAACCCGACCAAACCAGTTCAAGAACCCACAGATATTGAAGTACGCGTTCGCAACACAGACTTGCCAAGGAGTCAGAAAAAACGGAAAGAAGATAAAGTGCCTCAAGGAAATTTAAGGACCAATATTGTTGATGAACGTATTGACGAGTCAAGAAAACAGTCAAAAGATCAGAGCAAATCCAATGTAGAGAAGTCTCATAAAagtaccgaacttttgctgaTGAATTCGAAATCCACGCATGAAATGGAAACACTCCTGAGGCTCGAATCTGAACTTTTAAATGGTAGTTTTATAGATGCATCAGATTTGAGTGAATCTGTAGAGTCATTATCTACTGATCAGTGCAAGAATTTGGTAGAATCAGATTTAAGTCGTCAATTTTTGCACAATTTAGTTACCCAATTCCCTGTAAAACTGGTAGTTGAACGTTTCCGAAGAGAAGAAGTTGTCATGACCATTACTGGAATGGAGGAACTTCGTGATGCGTTAAAAACTATTATTATGGATTGGTTGAGTTGGCCAGTTGACGAAAGAAGCAGATTTGTAAACCTAAATTTACCAAAGACCAAGAAAGCTCtgatagatttattatcgtGCAAGTTAAACGAATTGGAACAAGATCTAGGTGATccaattgaaatattcaagaATGTAAAATCATTGAAAGATCGATTACAAAGTATGCAACGGCAATTACCAACAGGGAGAACAGTTATCTCGTCGAAACGTGTGAACGTAGTCTCGGAATTGGCGAAGTCACAGTGCAAGCTTAATATGATTTTGCTTGGGCAatctaaaacaaaaaaacatgaaaagaGTTGCAAATATTTGAGGCAAGCCCTATGCAATATGCAAAGGATCACTAGTACAAATTATGTAAGCGCTCACAATAGTGACAGTATGCAACAAATTGATAATCAAAATCATGTAGAGCCCTCAGTGTATCTTAATATTGTCCatcattacaataaaatatttgcagCATACACACCACCTAACATTTTAGATTTGCTCAATCAATATAAGCAAAAACAGATGAATGATCAAGCAAGAGtaaagaagagaaaaccgaaaaataagagaaaaaaatcgcgaagtaaaaaaaaggtaCCAGATTACAGAAGTTACATTATGTCACTTAACAGGGTAAACCAAAACCATGATATTAATTCCACAACGTCGGCTGGCTCCAACGTTTCATTCACTGCAAGTGATCGAATCTTACCAAAAGGTATAAACAGTAGCAGAGAGGGTACATGCACCACTGTTAACAGAAACGTCAGTCGCAACATTGAAGCTCAGTTGCAAGCCTCGAGTATGGATGTTAGTAACCCTAATCGCGATCTTGAGCGCAACTTACCAAAACAAATGCCTATGTTGACAAACCATTGGAACAATGTAGagcaaaattattataatctgaaatacaattttgacaatatttcggctgaaaaaaaacaaggaagaAGTACAAGATTTCAGGAAAATGTCCAGCATGCCGATTCCGTAGACAATGATGTTCGCAGTTTGCAGAACcgcattgaaaataattttaggaGAAAATCGAAGAGAATTTATCAAAACGATACTTTGCAAGGAAGTTTATCATCGGGGGCAACAGCAAACGGGTTTTCAGATATTCCTAAAGTTGGATATCAGGGAAACTTGTCCGAAAAAAACAGATCGCAAGAGAGCTATACTCTGCGTAAAAATTCTATACAGGATAATTTTATATCTGACAGGCAACCTGAAACATCTGAAGACGGTTTTATAAACAATACTCACGATTTCCCAAATATTGCGTATGACAGAAGAGGTAGACCCGACGCACACGCAACTTCAAGTCGTGCTATTTATAACCATCCGTTACATGCAGCTATTAATGAAAGTCCTGGTATTGCTGTTGAAACTGAAAAACATAGAGTTAATAAGAAAGACAGAAAGGAGAAACCTAGTCCTGACGGAAGTTTGCCTTTGTACTTGCAGAAACGTGCTGCAAGAAAAGTGGAGAAATATGTAAACTCAGAACACCCCTGCATTGCCCAAAAAGCCAGAGAGCTGCAGCACAAACTTGGCCAGAAATCTCTCACATTGCACTGTACATTAGACTTTGAAAGATTAATCAAACGTCAATTAGAAAAAACCGACCACTTATTGTCAAAGAGATATTAG